Genomic window (Maniola jurtina chromosome 8, ilManJurt1.1, whole genome shotgun sequence):
tccacgcggacgaagtcgcgggcattggctagtcaGAAATGATTTCGACCGTGAATCACGAGAAGTGTATCACGAGATACTATACCTGTCAAAGTTTGtcaaaactacctacctaagtttgaCAATCTACTGACTTTGTGGTTAACCTTAAGACGTGGATCAACCCCTAAAACTTAAGATGTGGTTTAAACAGACGTTAACCCCAACTATCCCAGTTCGCCCCACCCATTGGAATAAACTGCAGCTACCGACGCGCGATGTTATAAACAACCTCATCTGACCGTCCCATTCAATAAACAGATGTTTAGCGCTTGTTTAAGTTTTTTGTGGCAAGGCCGATGCATCTAAACCTTGTTAAAGTATAATTTAACACACATACAAGCCACGAGATGACGTAACTAGGTACTGCTGCTAGTTAGATTatccaataaaaatatttcattgcGCGCGATTGAAGGTCAAATTCCGAATCGAAAAACAAGCTCAATTTTGGCCCCGCTACTTGAATAGACAAATTCCAAGCAAATGGATTCTGATATTGACCTTCAGGTCTTGTAATAAAGCTCTAAATAGAGttcaacgtatttttttttctaatttgtgACTATTATCTTTATTTCGCTAAAATAGTTTTGTGAAATTTATTGGACTGGTTTCAGAGATTTTTATCAAATGCCAAAAACAAGCGAACCTCGAAAATCGACTTTTCGAACTattcaaataaaagttaaaaaagctAAACTTTTTTTAAGTTGTCATCAAAGTCTTTGACGgtcgaaattaataatttaatctattTGTGATCTTTCGAAAAGTCGGTTTTTGTAACACAGGGCCTGTTTTACAACTTCcggataaactttatctaacattttgacagattcctagtacaaaaactgtcataaagTCTTTATTTGTTCTGTATTTCTTGACTTATCAacaaactagcttatgcccggaacttagtccgcgtggactacattctcaaacccctattttactcccttagggattgaattttcaaaaattcttttttatcCTACGTCATTATAGATAGTTATCTGCATGTATTTCAGcacgatccgtccagtagtttaaactGTGCGttcgcgttgatagatcagagagtcagtcagttactttttagggttccatacctcaaaaggaaaaacggaaccctcataggatcacttggttgtctgtctgtctgtcaagaaacttatagggtactttccgtggacctagaatcatgaaatttggcaggtaggtaggtcttataaaacAAGTacagcaataaatctgaaaaccgcaaatttgtggtcacatcattacaaaaaaaattaaaatatgtttcaattttcaaagtaagataactataccaagtggggtaccatatgaaagggctttacctgtacattctaaaacagatttttatctatttttatgcataatagttttagatttatcatgcaaaatgttggaaaaaatacccaagtacggaaccctcagtgcgcgagtctgactcgcacatggccggtttttccttttaagtatacctacagtAAGATCACAGATAGATTGCGACTTTATAATATACGAAAGGAATGCTTAGCATTCGCAGTTCGCACCTTATCACAGGTTTGGTACACCTAATACATTCCACTTGATCGAACagggtgcctagtgggagatttttaacttattcgatcgcgtaaaagttaactgcgttttgtatggaattgaaacagcgccatcttcttgtcactagatggagctgtttcaattccatacaaaacgcagttaacttttacgcgatcgaataggttaaaaatctcccactaggcacacaggaTACAACAACACAATGCACATGCATGTTCACATAAAATGACAAAGCGATTTTTAATGACTAGGTATCATTCAACAAAACTAGAAATCCGGTTGGTTTTATTAATATACGTTGCCAGTTATACATCATTgacgaataataaaaatattcaacacATTTGAAAATTGCGCCATACAATCtccatattttctttttaattatacCCAGTATCAACAGACTATCACTCGGTAATCGGTTGCTTGATGTATAGATTCTTACGATACTCCCCATATATTTATATAGGAACTAaggagttatggtggaataaagaaactcactaGGTTGAACCATTTAAACATTACCTTCCCTTTTTCGGGCAATCGATAAAAATGGGTAAATAGAACTAGTAgtaataattgatttttttcGCGCTATAGTCACTCATAATAGTCGTTTAAAACGAGCTCTGTTACAATGCAACATGTTGGTTAAGTTATCGTATGTCGAACCTCTTACTcatatttatgtataaaaacCTGTTATGCTACATTTGGTTGAAACCACTATGTGATCGAAGTTTTCCTATACATGCCGTTGCATTGCACCTAAAATTTCCACTATgtataaaaaaccagccaagtgcgaatcagactcgcgcactgaggattccgtactcgggtattttttccaacattttgcacgataaatcaaaaactattatacataaaaataaataagaatctgttttagaatgtacaggtaaagtcctttcatattatgataccacacttagtatagttatcttactttgaaaattgaaactttttttttttttgtaatgatgtgaccacaaatttgcggttataagacctacctacccgcctttcatgattttaggtcaacgggaagtaccgtcgggaacggtcggacggacggacggacagacagacagacaaatagacagacagacagacagacaacaaagtgatcctaaaagggttccgtttttccttttgaggtacagaaccctaaaaacatgacATAACACTGTTGCAAAAGACGCAATTCGTCTGTTTACTGTAAAAATCTAGGTCCCATATCTAATTTTTTCACACTGCGGTATCGTAACTGAAATATCAGGGTTAATACCAACCTGTATACTGATTCGCTCAGTGTCTAAAGCTGAGATAGCCatttgacattcatttttaatccattgaaggatTTCTAcgaaaagtattttaatatcactcagtaaaacagcaatgtagaaccatacaatgtcaaatgagctcggtggttaTCATTAGTAATATGACGTGTAAGGGTGGCGGTTAGacattgagttagcgaatcCTCAGACCGGTCGCTAATTTATGGGCCTCATAAAATAGTTTAGAATCACTTAGGCGATGATGAGAGCTATGCTTAGAATTTCTCTACTAAGTGTGGTTCTCTTGACGGGCCTTAACTCTTGAGTCTTGAATCTTGATAGACACGAAGACAGACAAAattaaagtgatcctataaaggttcctttttccgTTTTGATGGACAGAAAGCatgtgcctaatgcattgttttagtagtctaaaaccatcttcatATTTTTGCCTTTCAAATAAAACCGGTTGGAGACACATCGGTTGGATAGTTTCAAAGTCTCGGACATAACTAGgtctaaaaaaattgtgttttatatattacgATTAATATCTGCAAATACTGCATTCGAGTAATAACCTGAAAATCCCTGCAATACAAACTTTGTTCGAGAAAAGTTCCAGTCATTTCAGTGTCGCGTGATTAAACACACTAAACTTGTTTGATTGCTTTGGAATGATAAGGCGTTGTAAACATTAAACAAATTGTTATCTAAAGAACCGATAGCAATCAcgtttttaaataatgaaagtCTGGCATATCTTCAAATAGGAACTCTTGCAATAAGCAAATTGAGTGTATTGCGCATTGTGCATTACTTTGCAAAATCATTCCAACTcgatgttataagtttaacgtgtgtactTATCTGCGtatttgtgtctgtctgtgtcatcgtagctcccaaacggatgaaccgatttgatttaatttttttaagagtCCGTTTTTACTTTCGTTGGATGTGGactaatctttattttaattgtttcagagCGAGTCGAGCTACACCTCTTCAGAAGATGGCTGCGGCGGCGGCGAGCGGCACGCCGTGCTCAGCTACGAGCAAGTGCGGAAACTAAACGACGTCATGGACGAGGTCGTCCCTATACACGGGAGGGGAAACTTCCCCACTCTCCACGTGAGGCTGCGCGAGCTGGTGGCCGGAGTGAGGGCCCGGCTGGAAGCCGCCCAGAGCGAGGGCGGCGCGGGCATCACGGTGAGGGACGTGCGCCTCAACGGAGGCGCGGCGAGCCACGTGCTCGCGGACCGCCCGCAACTCTACTCCGACATAGACCTGATCTTCACCGCGGAGCTGCCCACCGCGCGCCACTGCGACCGCGTCAAAGCCGCCGTCCTCGGCCACCTCTCCACACTCATGCCGGCTACGACGCCGCGCCGTCGCGTCCCTCCAGCCGGTCTCAAAGAAGCCTACGTTTCCAAAATGGTGCGCGTGAACTCCGACGGAGATCGCTGGTCGTTGATCTCCCTCGGCAACTCTCGGGGACACAAATCCGTCGAGTTGAAGTTCGTGGACACGATGCGTCGCCAATTCGAATTCTCCGTAGACTCATTCCAAATCGCTTTGGATTCGTTGCTCGCGTTCCACGAATGCGCTCAGCTACCTATCGGAGAGAACTTCTACCCGACCGTCGTCGGCGAATCTGTATATGGAGACTTCGGAGGAGCTCTCCTCCATTTGACGGAGAAGTTGATCGCGACTCGGCAACCCGAAGAGATCCGAGGAGGCGGTCTCCTCAAATACTGCGCGCTGCTGGCGAAGGGGTACCGGCCGGCGCGACCGGACAAGATCAAAATCCTTGAACGCTACATGTGCTCGAGATTCTTCATAGACTTCCCGGAGCTCGGGCAGCAGCGCGCGAAGCTCGAGGCATACCTGCGGAACCATTTCCTGGGCCGGGAGGAAGAGGCGCTAAAGCACAGGTAAATATTCTCTCTTTTGTGTATAATATGAACGACCTCCGCCCATGAAAATTTGTTGAACCTGAGGAACTGCCTATGGAGTTTTATGTCTTTGTAATTATGTCGCCCCTTGAACAGTTTCCTCTATTTGTGATGAAGGAACACCGCAGGTGGAATGTGGTTCCACCATTTGCATTAAGCTGGCATTAATTTTCACCTACCTAGGTAGCTAGGTGCC
Coding sequences:
- the LOC123867524 gene encoding terminal nucleotidyltransferase 5C, producing MGVIKVAPDTASLISACDLLDDMKSESSYTSSEDGCGGGERHAVLSYEQVRKLNDVMDEVVPIHGRGNFPTLHVRLRELVAGVRARLEAAQSEGGAGITVRDVRLNGGAASHVLADRPQLYSDIDLIFTAELPTARHCDRVKAAVLGHLSTLMPATTPRRRVPPAGLKEAYVSKMVRVNSDGDRWSLISLGNSRGHKSVELKFVDTMRRQFEFSVDSFQIALDSLLAFHECAQLPIGENFYPTVVGESVYGDFGGALLHLTEKLIATRQPEEIRGGGLLKYCALLAKGYRPARPDKIKILERYMCSRFFIDFPELGQQRAKLEAYLRNHFLGREEEALKHRYLTLLHGVVRESTVCLMGHERRQTLALIEALACRELCARTPMLMPGMGLAVPGVALPPPGYYVCVCAACAACAACAACAACCDCCRPTLCPA